A region of Oceanivirga salmonicida DNA encodes the following proteins:
- the trmD gene encoding tRNA (guanosine(37)-N1)-methyltransferase TrmD, producing the protein MKIRVLTLFPELFDLYLSQTILERAKNNIIDFDIVNIRKYAEDRHDGIDDTAFGGGAGMVLKPEPFFKYFFELKDKNIKPYVVFVSPQGKKLDQKKVMELGNKDDLLIISGRYEGLDQRVIDRYVDEEICVGDYVLTSGDLPSLSIIDAISRQKDGVIKKQSYETDSFYNGLLGYPQYTKPSNLGRHKVPSVLLEGNHKKIEEFRFKESVKKTILNRPDLLEEKMKDKEFVKKLKEIL; encoded by the coding sequence ATGAAAATAAGGGTGCTTACACTATTTCCAGAATTGTTTGATTTATATTTATCTCAAACTATATTAGAGAGAGCAAAAAATAATATAATAGATTTTGACATAGTAAACATTAGAAAATATGCCGAGGATAGACATGATGGAATAGATGATACTGCCTTTGGTGGTGGAGCAGGAATGGTATTAAAACCTGAGCCATTTTTTAAATATTTTTTTGAATTAAAAGATAAGAATATTAAACCTTATGTAGTTTTTGTAAGTCCACAAGGTAAAAAATTAGATCAAAAAAAGGTTATGGAATTAGGAAATAAAGATGATTTATTAATAATATCAGGTAGATATGAAGGATTAGATCAAAGAGTAATAGATAGGTATGTAGATGAAGAAATTTGTGTTGGAGACTATGTATTAACAAGTGGAGATTTACCTAGTCTTAGTATAATAGATGCAATTTCTAGACAAAAAGATGGAGTTATAAAAAAGCAATCTTATGAAACAGATTCATTTTATAATGGGCTTTTAGGCTATCCACAATATACTAAACCTAGTAATTTGGGTAGGCATAAAGTTCCTAGTGTTTTATTAGAAGGAAATCATAAAAAGATAGAAGAGTTTAGATTTAAAGAGAGTGTAAAGAAAACTATACTTAATAGACCTGATTTGCTAGAAGAAAAAATGAAAGATAAAGAATTTGTTAAAAAATTAAAGGAGATATTATGA
- a CDS encoding ankyrin repeat domain-containing protein yields MRFFLPVILFTAISFSKDTDYNLELYNPLKNNKNVQILNIKNYVPPVITAIENNDIDALKKEKIDSNINSPVLNKNLLGTAIYNNSKDASKYIMQKDNEQINEISSDNTLPIQNAVLKENEEILTLLLNNGAIIRKKDANGNDAYDLATKFGKGRMVKILRDKELKKYRKNKEKKIKEKNKEKSK; encoded by the coding sequence ATGAGATTTTTTTTACCAGTTATATTATTTACTGCCATATCTTTTTCAAAGGATACAGATTATAATTTAGAGTTATATAATCCTTTGAAAAATAATAAAAATGTACAAATATTAAATATTAAAAATTATGTTCCACCTGTTATTACAGCCATAGAAAACAATGATATAGATGCATTAAAAAAAGAAAAAATAGATTCAAATATTAATAGTCCTGTATTAAATAAAAACTTACTAGGAACAGCTATATACAATAATTCAAAAGATGCTTCTAAGTATATAATGCAAAAAGATAATGAGCAAATAAATGAGATATCTAGCGATAATACTTTACCTATTCAAAATGCGGTACTTAAAGAAAATGAAGAAATACTAACGCTTTTATTAAATAATGGAGCTATTATTAGAAAAAAAGATGCAAATGGAAATGATGCTTATGATTTAGCTACTAAATTTGGAAAAGGTAGAATGGTTAAGATACTAAGAGATAAAGAATTAAAGAAATATAGAAAAAATAAAGAGAAAAAAATAAAAGAAAAGAATAAAGAAAAAAGCAAATAA